The following nucleotide sequence is from Flavimarina sp. Hel_I_48.
ACACTCTTGCATTCTTGATGCCGAAATGACCTCTGTTATTGGTAATATGGTAAAATTAATTGGCTGGTATGATAATGAGACGGGATACGCATCGCGCCTTATAGACTTAACGATTCTGGTATGTAGGAAACTTAATCAAAAACTTCACTGAGCAATTGGATTAAAGTAGGTATATTTAAGCCAAAATAATCTCTTACCAATGCCTTTAATAAGTAGAATACTACTTTTTACGCTGCTCATGTGCTACCAGCTAGCAATTGGTCAACGCACCAGTACCGAAACCCGCATAATAGAAGACAAAATAGATTCCCTGTACATAGAAGCCTTTGACAGTGTTCAACAAAAGGACTATGATGTTACCTTAAAGAATCTTAAAGAAGGCAAAGAGCTTTCTCGCAGTATAAATGCTAGAGAAAAACTTGCACAAACTACCAGCATGCTTGCTTCTGTTTATCTAATGCTGAACAATCTCGAAAATGCAAGTGCAGAATGTGTACAAGCCATACAGTTACAGCGTGAATTGAAAAATAAAGATGAATTAGGCAAAAGCTACCTCACGTACGCTACAATCAACCTTCAGGCTGGCGACTATGCTGCGGCACAGCGCTACTTAACCGAAGCCGAAACCATTTTTTTAATTACTCAGGATGATGTACATCTAGCACAAGTTTATCTCGTACAAGGTACTTTGTTTCTCAAAAAAAATAAGCCAAATGCCGCAGTTTTAAAACTTCAAAGCGCACAAAGTTTTTTTTCTAACAATGACGGTTCTGACTATTTAAAAGCAAAAACCCTTTTAGAAAGTGCTAAAGCACAAGAGGTTCTAAAAAATAACGTCAAAGCCGAAAATTATGGAACCCAATCCCTAATTTTAAGTCAGAACAATAGTTTCTCGCAAATCGAACTTGAAAGTCTTTTTTTCCTTAGCAACCTTGCCAAAAGCCAGGGAAATTTTGAAAAAGCCTATAGTCTTTTACACGAATTTTACGCAAAACAATCCTTTTTAAAGAAAAAGAATCCTGGCATCAGCAACATGATTGCAGACAGCCAAATGTTAACAGAGCTTGATCCTAATGGATTTCAGGCACAGCGAAGGATACAGGCCAGTAAAATAACCACTGTTCTTGTGATTGCACTATTTACAATGCTCTGCCTTCTTGCACTTTCTTTATATAAAAACAATAACCTTCGCGCGAAGGCAAACGAACTGCTACAGAACAAAAATGCACAATTGCTCGTTGCAAAAGAAAACGCAGAAAAAGCCTCAATGATTAAGGCGCAGTTTTTATCTACCATAACACATGAATTACGCACGCCTATGTATGCGGTCACGGGTCTCACGCATTTATTAATGGAAGAAAGCCCAACGGATGAGCAGAAAAAGCACCTGGATTCCCTTAAATTCTCTGGTGAGTATTTACTTTCCCTCATCAATAACATCTTAGATCTCAACAAGTTAGAAGCAAATAAAGTTGAAGTTGAATATACAACGTTCAATCTAAAAAAACGGGTTGATGATGTGATTTTTGCCCTTTCCCGCTCTGCCGAAGAACGAGGAAATAAGCTGAAACTCAGCTATGACCAGGATATACCTGAGCAATTGATGGGTGATCCTTTGATGATTTCTCAAATTCTTATAAATTTAATAGGCAATGCCAATAAATTCACTAGAGACGGCGATATTAACGTCAGGATTAATCAAAAAAGTGAGACTGACAATCAAATTTACCTTCACTTTGAAGTAGAAGATACAGGAGAGGGCATCAGCAAAAAGAAACAGAAAAACATTTTTCAGAATTTTACACAAGGCTCTGTACAGATCAACAGGAAATTTGGCGGTACAGGTTTGGGTCTTTCTATAGTACGCAGACTTCTTGATTTACAGAATAGCACTATAGATCTTGAAAGTACTCTTGGTAAGGGCTCTAAATTTTTCTTTGATTTAAAATATAATGTTGTGAAACAGAAAGACCTAGATGAACATAAAGAAAAAGTCTATGACATAGACTACGATTCCCTTAAAGGACGCCGCATTCTGGTGGTTGAAGACAATAAAATCAACCAAATGATAACGCGTAAAATACTGGAAAAAAACGGTATGGATTGTGATGTTGCAGATAATGGTGAAATCGCGATCGAAAAAATTCGGTTTGAGAATTTTGACGTCGTCCTTATGGATATTCACATGCCCGGTATAAGCGGCACAGAAGCTACTAAAAGGGTGCGTCAATTCAACGAAGGTGTTCCAATACTTGCACTTACGGCGGTAACCATTGATGAAAATATAGATGATTTCTATTTAGCAGGCTTTACGGATATTATTCCTAAACCTTATAAAGTAGAAGAATTCTTCTCGAAAATTTATAAATGCCTAAAGGATGAAGATATTGTATCTTAGGATCTTTAATTTCTATCGTTTTTCATATAGTTCTTGATTAGATCGTTAAACGCACGTTCTCCATTCAAAAAAGAAAACCGAATAGGCAGGTAAAAAAGCTTCGTTTTTTTTAGATATGGCTTTAAGCGTACATAATCTTTTTCCGTGGTAAGTATTACGGGAATTTCATCAAGGGTGGCAAGTTCCTTTTCCGTAAAATTATGATGATCTGCAAAGTGTTTTTCCTCAAAATGGAGTCCTTTCGTCAATAGATACTCCATAAATGGCTGCGGTTTTGCAATACCGGTAACTAAGGTAAACGAACTCTTTTTAAACTCGGACAACACCTTATCTTCAACTCCGCGTGCCACGTCGTCGTAAGTTATACTTGAAAAATAAACAGGCGAATCAGTATATTTTTTTACCTTTTGAGCACTTATTTTTTGGGTATTGACATCTAAATCAGGAGGGCATTTAGTTATCACCACCACATCTGCGCGCTGCGCACCACGCCTTGACTCACGTAAGTTTCCTGCCGGCAGCACCAGATCTTCATAAAATGGAGCATCGTAACTGGTGAGCAATATTAAAAATCCGGGATGCACTTTACGGTGTTGGTAAATATCATCAAGAACGATAACATCAGCGGTATTTTCATCTTCTCGGATTTTTTGTATTCCGCGAATGCGGTTTTCGTCTACGGTAACCGATAATTCAGGGAACTTCTGCTTAAATTGTAAAGGCTCATCCCCTACCTCTTTCGCAAGGCTTGAGACCTGAACTTTGCGGTATCCTGAAGTTTCCCTGCCATAACCGCGGCTTAGCGTGGCTACTCTGTATTGATCATTCAAAAGCCTTACGATATATTCTGTCATGGGTGATTTGCCGGTTCCACCGGTACTTAGGTTACCCACTCCAATTATAGGAAGTTTAAAACGTTTAGACGCAAACCACTGTTGATCGTACGCGTGGTTGCGCAATGCCATAATACCCTTATACCCAAGAGAAAAAGGAAAAAGTAATTTACGTAGATTCTTCACAGGAAACGAAGGTATAATTTTATCTTTACTTCTCTTAAAACATTTGTATGACAGTTCAGGAAATCACCGATAGTTTTGAAGAAATTGCCCCATTGGCCTATGCCGAAGATTTTGATAATGTAGGCCTCCTCGTAGGTGATCCACTTATGGAAGTTAGCGGTGTGCTGGTAACGCTAGACACTCTAGAAACCACTGTAGAAGAAGCGATTACAAAAAGATGTAACCTTATCATCAGCTTTCATCCTATTATTTTTTCCGGTTTAAAAAACATGACGGGCAAAAGCTATGTAGAACGTGTTGTCATGCGGGCAATCAAAAATGATATTGCCATTTTTGCAATCCACACCGCCTTTGACAATTCCCCGCAAGGAGTGAATAAAGGGATGTGTGATGCGTTGCAGCTCCAGGATCGTGAAATATTGCTTCCGAAGAAAAACGTTATAAAGAAACTCACCACCTACGTTCCCAAGAATGAAGTTCTTGGAGTACGTGACGCCTTGTTTGCGGCTGGCGCCGGAAATATAGGAAACTACGACCATTGCAGTTTTTCCACAAAAGGCCATGGTAGTTTCAAAGGGAATGAACTCAGCAATCCTACCGTAGGGGAAAAAGGAATAATCCAGGTGGAAAAGGAAGTGCAGTTGAACATGACTTACGAAGCACACAGGGAAAAATTGATACTTAAGGCTTTGTTCCGGGCGCATTCTTACGAGGAAGTGGCGTATGAAACGATTACTTTAGAGAACGAAAACCAGACCATGGGAATGGGAATGACCGGTTTTTTACAGGAACCTATAGATGAAATGGCTTTTCTAAGACTTGTACAGAAAGCGTTTAATGCACAGGGCGTACGACACTCTGCATTGCGTGAAGAACCTATCAACAAAATAGCGGTACTGGGAGGTAGCGGTTCTTTTGCTATCAATGCGGCAATAAAGGCCGGAGCAGATGCGCTGATCACCGCTGATCTTAAATACCATCAGTTTTATCAGGCTGAAGGAAAGATACTTCTCGTGGATGTAGGGCACTATGAAAGTGAACAGTTCACAAAAAATTTACTTACTGATTTTCTTAAGGAAAAATTTAGTAGTTTTGCAGTCATTTTATCGGACGAAGACACCAATCCCATTAAGTATTTATAATATGGCCAAGAAGAAAACAGAAGCGAGCGTAGAAGAAAAACTAAGGGCGCTGTATGATTTACAGTTAATACATTCACGCGTTGATACCATAAGGAACATGCGCGGTGAGTTACCCCTTGAAGTTGAGGATCTTGAGGATGAAGTCGCAGGATTGACCAAGCGCCAGGAAAAACTGGATGGTGAACTAGGCCTTATAGATGACCAGATCAAAGCAAAGAAAATACAGATAGAGGATTCTAAAGCAGCGATCAAAAAATATACAGAGCAACAGAAAAACGTAAGAAACAACAGGGAATTCAACTCCCTGAGCAAAGAGGTTGAATTTCAAGAACTTGAAATACAGCTAGCTGATAAAAATATAAAAGAATACCGCGCTCAGATAGAACAGAAAAAAGAAGTTATTGCCACAACCAAGGAGCGTATTACAGAACGGGAGTCCCATCTAAAGCACAAAAAGAATGAGCTTGATGATATTCTTTCCGAAACCCAAAAAGAGGAAGAGGAACTTTTAAAGAAAAGTGAGGGTTATGAAGAGCAGATTGAGCCGCGTCTTGTAAAAGCCTATAACCGTATCCGTAACAACGTACGTAATGGCCTTGCCGTTGTTGCTATAGAACGCGGTGCTTCAGGAGGTTCTTTCTTTACCATACCACCACAGGTACAAATGGAAATAGCCGGCCGTAAAAAAATAATTACTGATGAGCACAGTGGCCGTATCTTAGTTGATGAGGAGCTTGCTAAAGAAGAACAGGAAAAGATGGATGCTATTTTCGGTAAGATGTAAATCTACCTTTTAGCAACGATTTTAAAAACGCCGGCTATATATAGCCGGCGTTTTTTAATGTATCAAACCGTTAGTTTAACATCGCTTTAGCGACAAAACTTTTGGTTACGTTTAAATTTGCCTACTAAAAAAGATTCAATATGAAATTGTACCTTAGTCTCTTAGCCCTATTTTTTATAAGCATTGCTTGTAAAAATCCTACCCAGAATAATGCTGTGGATAGTGAGATCGCCATGAAAGATCCCATACAGATTCCCGCTCAGGATGGTATGGAGCACGCCTATTTTGCAAGTGGTTGTTTCTGGTGTGTTGAAGCGGTCTTTGAAAGCGTAAAAGGT
It contains:
- the lpxK gene encoding tetraacyldisaccharide 4'-kinase, translating into MKNLRKLLFPFSLGYKGIMALRNHAYDQQWFASKRFKLPIIGVGNLSTGGTGKSPMTEYIVRLLNDQYRVATLSRGYGRETSGYRKVQVSSLAKEVGDEPLQFKQKFPELSVTVDENRIRGIQKIREDENTADVIVLDDIYQHRKVHPGFLILLTSYDAPFYEDLVLPAGNLRESRRGAQRADVVVITKCPPDLDVNTQKISAQKVKKYTDSPVYFSSITYDDVARGVEDKVLSEFKKSSFTLVTGIAKPQPFMEYLLTKGLHFEEKHFADHHNFTEKELATLDEIPVILTTEKDYVRLKPYLKKTKLFYLPIRFSFLNGERAFNDLIKNYMKNDRN
- a CDS encoding Nif3-like dinuclear metal center hexameric protein, which translates into the protein MTVQEITDSFEEIAPLAYAEDFDNVGLLVGDPLMEVSGVLVTLDTLETTVEEAITKRCNLIISFHPIIFSGLKNMTGKSYVERVVMRAIKNDIAIFAIHTAFDNSPQGVNKGMCDALQLQDREILLPKKNVIKKLTTYVPKNEVLGVRDALFAAGAGNIGNYDHCSFSTKGHGSFKGNELSNPTVGEKGIIQVEKEVQLNMTYEAHREKLILKALFRAHSYEEVAYETITLENENQTMGMGMTGFLQEPIDEMAFLRLVQKAFNAQGVRHSALREEPINKIAVLGGSGSFAINAAIKAGADALITADLKYHQFYQAEGKILLVDVGHYESEQFTKNLLTDFLKEKFSSFAVILSDEDTNPIKYL
- a CDS encoding zinc ribbon domain-containing protein; protein product: MAKKKTEASVEEKLRALYDLQLIHSRVDTIRNMRGELPLEVEDLEDEVAGLTKRQEKLDGELGLIDDQIKAKKIQIEDSKAAIKKYTEQQKNVRNNREFNSLSKEVEFQELEIQLADKNIKEYRAQIEQKKEVIATTKERITERESHLKHKKNELDDILSETQKEEEELLKKSEGYEEQIEPRLVKAYNRIRNNVRNGLAVVAIERGASGGSFFTIPPQVQMEIAGRKKIITDEHSGRILVDEELAKEEQEKMDAIFGKM
- a CDS encoding response regulator, producing the protein MPLISRILLFTLLMCYQLAIGQRTSTETRIIEDKIDSLYIEAFDSVQQKDYDVTLKNLKEGKELSRSINAREKLAQTTSMLASVYLMLNNLENASAECVQAIQLQRELKNKDELGKSYLTYATINLQAGDYAAAQRYLTEAETIFLITQDDVHLAQVYLVQGTLFLKKNKPNAAVLKLQSAQSFFSNNDGSDYLKAKTLLESAKAQEVLKNNVKAENYGTQSLILSQNNSFSQIELESLFFLSNLAKSQGNFEKAYSLLHEFYAKQSFLKKKNPGISNMIADSQMLTELDPNGFQAQRRIQASKITTVLVIALFTMLCLLALSLYKNNNLRAKANELLQNKNAQLLVAKENAEKASMIKAQFLSTITHELRTPMYAVTGLTHLLMEESPTDEQKKHLDSLKFSGEYLLSLINNILDLNKLEANKVEVEYTTFNLKKRVDDVIFALSRSAEERGNKLKLSYDQDIPEQLMGDPLMISQILINLIGNANKFTRDGDINVRINQKSETDNQIYLHFEVEDTGEGISKKKQKNIFQNFTQGSVQINRKFGGTGLGLSIVRRLLDLQNSTIDLESTLGKGSKFFFDLKYNVVKQKDLDEHKEKVYDIDYDSLKGRRILVVEDNKINQMITRKILEKNGMDCDVADNGEIAIEKIRFENFDVVLMDIHMPGISGTEATKRVRQFNEGVPILALTAVTIDENIDDFYLAGFTDIIPKPYKVEEFFSKIYKCLKDEDIVS